In Ictalurus punctatus breed USDA103 chromosome 3, Coco_2.0, whole genome shotgun sequence, the following are encoded in one genomic region:
- the papolg gene encoding poly(A) polymerase gamma isoform X6, which yields MRGISSGNNMLGGQQPQKHYGITSSISLAFPRDIDHLYTQKLMEAMKPFGVFEDEDELNHRLAVLGKLNSFVKEWIAEISESKNLPPSAVANVGGKIFTFGSYRLGVHTKGADIDALCVAPRHVERSDFFASFFEKLKQHDEIKDLRAVEDAFVPVIKFKFDGIEIDLLFARLALQSIPDNLDLRGDSLLRNLDIRCIRSLNGCRVTDEILYLVPNKENFRLTLRAIKLWAKRRGIYSNMLGFLGGVSWAMLVARTCQLYPNAVAATLVHKFFLVFSKWEWPNPVLLKQPEDSNLNLPVWDPRVNPSDRYHLMPIITPAYPQQNSTYNVSTSTRTIMSEEFKYGLTVTDEILQGKADWSKLFEPPNFFQKYKHYIVLTASASTEENHLEWVGLVESKIRVLVGNLERNEYITLAHVNPQSFPWSKESRNDNDFVSMWFIGIIFKKLENADCVNIDLTYDIQSFTDTVYRQASNINMLKEGMTIEATHVRKKQLHQYLPAELVHRGKKKSSGDLNRSSNGGGSKRCSLDGSQLDSSRDTDTGTPFSSPTAIIKSCKSVSTPDDSITPPTLSVPMFVDSSPSSESSPPQKGPGMSIPVIGAQTSVTQVAKPTVPVTGSTIPTVVGRNVMPRMSPPNTSSSDLTNGLNGAAPKRPHSPSLEEPHKKLKDTEQQVFADEDTFKEPYPPSSNGQETGDGPTGEGHAITKPMPIPTIDTSRTQRLPSKELPDASSPIPTSNLRVIKNSIRLTLNR from the exons ATGCGTGGAat CAGTTCGGGAAATAATATGCTTGGCGGGCAGCAGCCTCAGAAACACTATGGCATCACGTCCTCAATCAGCCTGGCCTTTCCCCGGGATATCGACCACCTGTACACTCAGAAACTCATGGAGGCCATGAAACCTTTTGGAGTGtttgaggatgaagatgagCTTAATCACAG GCTTGCAGTTCTTGGTAAGCTGAATTCATTTGTTAAAGAGTGGATTGCAGAGATCAGTGAATCAAAG AATCTGCCCCCTTCGGCTGTAGCAAATGTTGGCGGCAAAATCTTTACCTTTGGGTCCTATAGACTGGGAGTGCACACAAAAG GTGCTGATATAGATGCCTTGTGTGTGGCACCTCGACATGTTGAAAGGAGTGATTTCTTTGCATCTTTTTTTGAAAAACTCAAACAGCATGATGAGATCAAGGACCTACGG GCTGTCGAAGATGCATTTGTCCCAGTGATCAAATTCAAGTTTGATGGGATCGAG ATTGATCTTCTTTTTGCAAGGCTTGCCCTGCAGTCTATCCCAGATAACCTGGACCTTAGAGGAGATTCTCTGCTCAGAAACCTGGATATTAGATGTATTCGCAGTTTAAACG GTTGTCGTGTTACTGATGAAATCCTGTACTTGGTGCCCAACAAAGAGAACTTCAGACTTACTCTACGGGCCATCAAACTGTGGGCTAAGC GTCGTGGAATCTACTCAAACATGCTTGGCTTCCTGGGTGGTGTGTCCTGGGCCATGCTGGTGGCCAGAACCTGTCAGCTTTACCCAAACGCTGTGGCTGCCACACTTGTGCACAAATTCTTCCTTGTCTTCTCCAAATG GGAGTGGCCAAATCCTGTCCTTTTAAAGCAACCTGAAGACAGTAACTTGAATCTGCCAGTCTGGGACCCACGG GTAAACCCATCAGACAGGTACCATTTGATGCCAATTATCACACCTGCATATCCCCAGCAGAATTCTACCTACAATGTGTCCACCTCCACCCGCACAATCATGAGCGAAGAGTTCAAATAtg GCCTTACAGTTACAGATGAAATCCTTCAGGGTAAGGCTGACTGGTCCAAGTTGTTCGAGCCACCAAACTTTTTTCAAAAGTACAA ACATTATATTGTGCTTACTGCCAGTGCATCCACTGAGGAGAACCACCTagaatg GGTTGGGCTGGTTGAGTCGAAGATTAGAGTGCTGGTTGGTAACTTGGAGCGAAATGAATACATCACTCTTGCTCACGTGAACCCGCAGTCTTTTCCCTGGTCGAAGGAAAGCCGTAATGA CAATGACTTTGTTTCAATGTGGTTCATTGGAATCATTTTCAAAAAGTTGGAGAATGCTGACTGTGTGAATATTGATCTGACTTATGACATCCAGTCCTTTACAGACACTG TCTACAGGCAAGCCAGTAACATTAACATGCTGAAGGAAGGGATGACCATCGAAGCCACACACGTGAGGAAGAAGCAGCTACATCAGTACCTGCCTGCTGAACTTGTGCACAGAGGCAAGAAGAAG AGCTCGGGAGACCTGAATCGCAGTTCAAATGGTGGTGGGTCTAAACGCTGTTCGCTCGATGGCAGTCAGCTGGACAGTTCCAGAGACACCGATACAGGCACACCGTTCAGCTCTCCTACCGCAATCATAAAAAGCTGCAAGTCAGTCTCCACACCTGATGACAG CATTACCCCACCAACGCTTTCAGTTCCCATGTTTGTGGATAGCTCCCCATCCTCAGAGTCATCTCCTCCACAGAAAGGGCCAGGAATGTCTATTCCAGTAATTGGAGCGC AGACATCAGTCACACAGGTGGCCAAGCCCACAGTGCCTGTCACAGGGAGCACCATTCCCACAGTGGTGGGCCGAAATGTGATGCCGCGTATGAGCCCACCCAACACCAGCTCATCTGACCTGACCAACGGCCTCAATGGAGCTGCACCTAAGAGGCCCCACTCGCCTTCACTGGAGGAGCCACACAAGAAACTGAAGGACACAGAGCAG CAGGTATTTGCTGATGAAGATACATTTAAAGAACCATACCCACCTTCCTCTAATGGCCAGGAAACAGGAGATGGCCCAACAGGG GAGGGTCATGCAATTACAAAGCCTATGCCCATTCCCACTATCGATACATCAAGAACACAG AGACTGCCCAGTAAAGAACTGCCAGATGCTTCCTCTCCAATACCTACAAGCAACCTGCGTGTCATTAAGAACTCAATCAGACTCACTCTTAACCGATAG
- the papolg gene encoding poly(A) polymerase gamma isoform X7 encodes MRGISGNNMLGGQQPQKHYGITSSISLAFPRDIDHLYTQKLMEAMKPFGVFEDEDELNHRLAVLGKLNSFVKEWIAEISESKNLPPSAVANVGGKIFTFGSYRLGVHTKGADIDALCVAPRHVERSDFFASFFEKLKQHDEIKDLRAVEDAFVPVIKFKFDGIEIDLLFARLALQSIPDNLDLRGDSLLRNLDIRCIRSLNGCRVTDEILYLVPNKENFRLTLRAIKLWAKRRGIYSNMLGFLGGVSWAMLVARTCQLYPNAVAATLVHKFFLVFSKWEWPNPVLLKQPEDSNLNLPVWDPRVNPSDRYHLMPIITPAYPQQNSTYNVSTSTRTIMSEEFKYGLTVTDEILQGKADWSKLFEPPNFFQKYKHYIVLTASASTEENHLEWVGLVESKIRVLVGNLERNEYITLAHVNPQSFPWSKESRNDNDFVSMWFIGIIFKKLENADCVNIDLTYDIQSFTDTVYRQASNINMLKEGMTIEATHVRKKQLHQYLPAELVHRGKKKSSGDLNRSSNGGGSKRCSLDGSQLDSSRDTDTGTPFSSPTAIIKSCKSVSTPDDSITPPTLSVPMFVDSSPSSESSPPQKGPGMSIPVIGAQTSVTQVAKPTVPVTGSTIPTVVGRNVMPRMSPPNTSSSDLTNGLNGAAPKRPHSPSLEEPHKKLKDTEQQVFADEDTFKEPYPPSSNGQETGDGPTGEGHAITKPMPIPTIDTSRTQRLPSKELPDASSPIPTSNLRVIKNSIRLTLNR; translated from the exons ATGCGTGGAat TTCGGGAAATAATATGCTTGGCGGGCAGCAGCCTCAGAAACACTATGGCATCACGTCCTCAATCAGCCTGGCCTTTCCCCGGGATATCGACCACCTGTACACTCAGAAACTCATGGAGGCCATGAAACCTTTTGGAGTGtttgaggatgaagatgagCTTAATCACAG GCTTGCAGTTCTTGGTAAGCTGAATTCATTTGTTAAAGAGTGGATTGCAGAGATCAGTGAATCAAAG AATCTGCCCCCTTCGGCTGTAGCAAATGTTGGCGGCAAAATCTTTACCTTTGGGTCCTATAGACTGGGAGTGCACACAAAAG GTGCTGATATAGATGCCTTGTGTGTGGCACCTCGACATGTTGAAAGGAGTGATTTCTTTGCATCTTTTTTTGAAAAACTCAAACAGCATGATGAGATCAAGGACCTACGG GCTGTCGAAGATGCATTTGTCCCAGTGATCAAATTCAAGTTTGATGGGATCGAG ATTGATCTTCTTTTTGCAAGGCTTGCCCTGCAGTCTATCCCAGATAACCTGGACCTTAGAGGAGATTCTCTGCTCAGAAACCTGGATATTAGATGTATTCGCAGTTTAAACG GTTGTCGTGTTACTGATGAAATCCTGTACTTGGTGCCCAACAAAGAGAACTTCAGACTTACTCTACGGGCCATCAAACTGTGGGCTAAGC GTCGTGGAATCTACTCAAACATGCTTGGCTTCCTGGGTGGTGTGTCCTGGGCCATGCTGGTGGCCAGAACCTGTCAGCTTTACCCAAACGCTGTGGCTGCCACACTTGTGCACAAATTCTTCCTTGTCTTCTCCAAATG GGAGTGGCCAAATCCTGTCCTTTTAAAGCAACCTGAAGACAGTAACTTGAATCTGCCAGTCTGGGACCCACGG GTAAACCCATCAGACAGGTACCATTTGATGCCAATTATCACACCTGCATATCCCCAGCAGAATTCTACCTACAATGTGTCCACCTCCACCCGCACAATCATGAGCGAAGAGTTCAAATAtg GCCTTACAGTTACAGATGAAATCCTTCAGGGTAAGGCTGACTGGTCCAAGTTGTTCGAGCCACCAAACTTTTTTCAAAAGTACAA ACATTATATTGTGCTTACTGCCAGTGCATCCACTGAGGAGAACCACCTagaatg GGTTGGGCTGGTTGAGTCGAAGATTAGAGTGCTGGTTGGTAACTTGGAGCGAAATGAATACATCACTCTTGCTCACGTGAACCCGCAGTCTTTTCCCTGGTCGAAGGAAAGCCGTAATGA CAATGACTTTGTTTCAATGTGGTTCATTGGAATCATTTTCAAAAAGTTGGAGAATGCTGACTGTGTGAATATTGATCTGACTTATGACATCCAGTCCTTTACAGACACTG TCTACAGGCAAGCCAGTAACATTAACATGCTGAAGGAAGGGATGACCATCGAAGCCACACACGTGAGGAAGAAGCAGCTACATCAGTACCTGCCTGCTGAACTTGTGCACAGAGGCAAGAAGAAG AGCTCGGGAGACCTGAATCGCAGTTCAAATGGTGGTGGGTCTAAACGCTGTTCGCTCGATGGCAGTCAGCTGGACAGTTCCAGAGACACCGATACAGGCACACCGTTCAGCTCTCCTACCGCAATCATAAAAAGCTGCAAGTCAGTCTCCACACCTGATGACAG CATTACCCCACCAACGCTTTCAGTTCCCATGTTTGTGGATAGCTCCCCATCCTCAGAGTCATCTCCTCCACAGAAAGGGCCAGGAATGTCTATTCCAGTAATTGGAGCGC AGACATCAGTCACACAGGTGGCCAAGCCCACAGTGCCTGTCACAGGGAGCACCATTCCCACAGTGGTGGGCCGAAATGTGATGCCGCGTATGAGCCCACCCAACACCAGCTCATCTGACCTGACCAACGGCCTCAATGGAGCTGCACCTAAGAGGCCCCACTCGCCTTCACTGGAGGAGCCACACAAGAAACTGAAGGACACAGAGCAG CAGGTATTTGCTGATGAAGATACATTTAAAGAACCATACCCACCTTCCTCTAATGGCCAGGAAACAGGAGATGGCCCAACAGGG GAGGGTCATGCAATTACAAAGCCTATGCCCATTCCCACTATCGATACATCAAGAACACAG AGACTGCCCAGTAAAGAACTGCCAGATGCTTCCTCTCCAATACCTACAAGCAACCTGCGTGTCATTAAGAACTCAATCAGACTCACTCTTAACCGATAG
- the papolg gene encoding poly(A) polymerase gamma isoform X1, producing MKISSIMLRFLSLSCTWFYFLLSSSGNNMLGGQQPQKHYGITSSISLAFPRDIDHLYTQKLMEAMKPFGVFEDEDELNHRLAVLGKLNSFVKEWIAEISESKNLPPSAVANVGGKIFTFGSYRLGVHTKGADIDALCVAPRHVERSDFFASFFEKLKQHDEIKDLRAVEDAFVPVIKFKFDGIEIDLLFARLALQSIPDNLDLRGDSLLRNLDIRCIRSLNGCRVTDEILYLVPNKENFRLTLRAIKLWAKRRGIYSNMLGFLGGVSWAMLVARTCQLYPNAVAATLVHKFFLVFSKWEWPNPVLLKQPEDSNLNLPVWDPRVNPSDRYHLMPIITPAYPQQNSTYNVSTSTRTIMSEEFKYGLTVTDEILQGKADWSKLFEPPNFFQKYKHYIVLTASASTEENHLEWVGLVESKIRVLVGNLERNEYITLAHVNPQSFPWSKESRNDNDFVSMWFIGIIFKKLENADCVNIDLTYDIQSFTDTVYRQASNINMLKEGMTIEATHVRKKQLHQYLPAELVHRGKKKSSGDLNRSSNGGGSKRCSLDGSQLDSSRDTDTGTPFSSPTAIIKSCKSVSTPDDSITPPTLSVPMFVDSSPSSESSPPQKGPGMSIPVIGAQTSVTQVAKPTVPVTGSTIPTVVGRNVMPRMSPPNTSSSDLTNGLNGAAPKRPHSPSLEEPHKKLKDTEQQVFADEDTFKEPYPPSSNGQETGDGPTGEGHAITKPMPIPTIDTSRTQRLPSKELPDASSPIPTSNLRVIKNSIRLTLNR from the exons ATGAAAATATCTTCCATTATGTTAAGATTTTTGTCCCTCAGTTGCACttggttttattttcttctcagCAGTTCGGGAAATAATATGCTTGGCGGGCAGCAGCCTCAGAAACACTATGGCATCACGTCCTCAATCAGCCTGGCCTTTCCCCGGGATATCGACCACCTGTACACTCAGAAACTCATGGAGGCCATGAAACCTTTTGGAGTGtttgaggatgaagatgagCTTAATCACAG GCTTGCAGTTCTTGGTAAGCTGAATTCATTTGTTAAAGAGTGGATTGCAGAGATCAGTGAATCAAAG AATCTGCCCCCTTCGGCTGTAGCAAATGTTGGCGGCAAAATCTTTACCTTTGGGTCCTATAGACTGGGAGTGCACACAAAAG GTGCTGATATAGATGCCTTGTGTGTGGCACCTCGACATGTTGAAAGGAGTGATTTCTTTGCATCTTTTTTTGAAAAACTCAAACAGCATGATGAGATCAAGGACCTACGG GCTGTCGAAGATGCATTTGTCCCAGTGATCAAATTCAAGTTTGATGGGATCGAG ATTGATCTTCTTTTTGCAAGGCTTGCCCTGCAGTCTATCCCAGATAACCTGGACCTTAGAGGAGATTCTCTGCTCAGAAACCTGGATATTAGATGTATTCGCAGTTTAAACG GTTGTCGTGTTACTGATGAAATCCTGTACTTGGTGCCCAACAAAGAGAACTTCAGACTTACTCTACGGGCCATCAAACTGTGGGCTAAGC GTCGTGGAATCTACTCAAACATGCTTGGCTTCCTGGGTGGTGTGTCCTGGGCCATGCTGGTGGCCAGAACCTGTCAGCTTTACCCAAACGCTGTGGCTGCCACACTTGTGCACAAATTCTTCCTTGTCTTCTCCAAATG GGAGTGGCCAAATCCTGTCCTTTTAAAGCAACCTGAAGACAGTAACTTGAATCTGCCAGTCTGGGACCCACGG GTAAACCCATCAGACAGGTACCATTTGATGCCAATTATCACACCTGCATATCCCCAGCAGAATTCTACCTACAATGTGTCCACCTCCACCCGCACAATCATGAGCGAAGAGTTCAAATAtg GCCTTACAGTTACAGATGAAATCCTTCAGGGTAAGGCTGACTGGTCCAAGTTGTTCGAGCCACCAAACTTTTTTCAAAAGTACAA ACATTATATTGTGCTTACTGCCAGTGCATCCACTGAGGAGAACCACCTagaatg GGTTGGGCTGGTTGAGTCGAAGATTAGAGTGCTGGTTGGTAACTTGGAGCGAAATGAATACATCACTCTTGCTCACGTGAACCCGCAGTCTTTTCCCTGGTCGAAGGAAAGCCGTAATGA CAATGACTTTGTTTCAATGTGGTTCATTGGAATCATTTTCAAAAAGTTGGAGAATGCTGACTGTGTGAATATTGATCTGACTTATGACATCCAGTCCTTTACAGACACTG TCTACAGGCAAGCCAGTAACATTAACATGCTGAAGGAAGGGATGACCATCGAAGCCACACACGTGAGGAAGAAGCAGCTACATCAGTACCTGCCTGCTGAACTTGTGCACAGAGGCAAGAAGAAG AGCTCGGGAGACCTGAATCGCAGTTCAAATGGTGGTGGGTCTAAACGCTGTTCGCTCGATGGCAGTCAGCTGGACAGTTCCAGAGACACCGATACAGGCACACCGTTCAGCTCTCCTACCGCAATCATAAAAAGCTGCAAGTCAGTCTCCACACCTGATGACAG CATTACCCCACCAACGCTTTCAGTTCCCATGTTTGTGGATAGCTCCCCATCCTCAGAGTCATCTCCTCCACAGAAAGGGCCAGGAATGTCTATTCCAGTAATTGGAGCGC AGACATCAGTCACACAGGTGGCCAAGCCCACAGTGCCTGTCACAGGGAGCACCATTCCCACAGTGGTGGGCCGAAATGTGATGCCGCGTATGAGCCCACCCAACACCAGCTCATCTGACCTGACCAACGGCCTCAATGGAGCTGCACCTAAGAGGCCCCACTCGCCTTCACTGGAGGAGCCACACAAGAAACTGAAGGACACAGAGCAG CAGGTATTTGCTGATGAAGATACATTTAAAGAACCATACCCACCTTCCTCTAATGGCCAGGAAACAGGAGATGGCCCAACAGGG GAGGGTCATGCAATTACAAAGCCTATGCCCATTCCCACTATCGATACATCAAGAACACAG AGACTGCCCAGTAAAGAACTGCCAGATGCTTCCTCTCCAATACCTACAAGCAACCTGCGTGTCATTAAGAACTCAATCAGACTCACTCTTAACCGATAG
- the papolg gene encoding poly(A) polymerase gamma isoform X2 produces the protein MKISSIMLRFLSLSCTWFYFLLSSSGNNMLGGQQPQKHYGITSSISLAFPRDIDHLYTQKLMEAMKPFGVFEDEDELNHRLAVLGKLNSFVKEWIAEISESKNLPPSAVANVGGKIFTFGSYRLGVHTKGADIDALCVAPRHVERSDFFASFFEKLKQHDEIKDLRAVEDAFVPVIKFKFDGIEIDLLFARLALQSIPDNLDLRGDSLLRNLDIRCIRSLNGCRVTDEILYLVPNKENFRLTLRAIKLWAKRRGIYSNMLGFLGGVSWAMLVARTCQLYPNAVAATLVHKFFLVFSKWEWPNPVLLKQPEDSNLNLPVWDPRVNPSDRYHLMPIITPAYPQQNSTYNVSTSTRTIMSEEFKYGLTVTDEILQGKADWSKLFEPPNFFQKYKHYIVLTASASTEENHLEWVGLVESKIRVLVGNLERNEYITLAHVNPQSFPWSKESRNDNDFVSMWFIGIIFKKLENADCVNIDLTYDIQSFTDTVYRQASNINMLKEGMTIEATHVRKKQLHQYLPAELVHRGKKKSSGDLNRSSNGGGSKRCSLDGSQLDSSRDTDTGTPFSSPTAIIKSCKSVSTPDDSITPPTLSVPMFVDSSPSSESSPPQKGPGMSIPVIGAQTSVTQVAKPTVPVTGSTIPTVVGRNVMPRMSPPNTSSSDLTNGLNGAAPKRPHSPSLEEPHKKLKDTEQVFADEDTFKEPYPPSSNGQETGDGPTGEGHAITKPMPIPTIDTSRTQRLPSKELPDASSPIPTSNLRVIKNSIRLTLNR, from the exons ATGAAAATATCTTCCATTATGTTAAGATTTTTGTCCCTCAGTTGCACttggttttattttcttctcagCAGTTCGGGAAATAATATGCTTGGCGGGCAGCAGCCTCAGAAACACTATGGCATCACGTCCTCAATCAGCCTGGCCTTTCCCCGGGATATCGACCACCTGTACACTCAGAAACTCATGGAGGCCATGAAACCTTTTGGAGTGtttgaggatgaagatgagCTTAATCACAG GCTTGCAGTTCTTGGTAAGCTGAATTCATTTGTTAAAGAGTGGATTGCAGAGATCAGTGAATCAAAG AATCTGCCCCCTTCGGCTGTAGCAAATGTTGGCGGCAAAATCTTTACCTTTGGGTCCTATAGACTGGGAGTGCACACAAAAG GTGCTGATATAGATGCCTTGTGTGTGGCACCTCGACATGTTGAAAGGAGTGATTTCTTTGCATCTTTTTTTGAAAAACTCAAACAGCATGATGAGATCAAGGACCTACGG GCTGTCGAAGATGCATTTGTCCCAGTGATCAAATTCAAGTTTGATGGGATCGAG ATTGATCTTCTTTTTGCAAGGCTTGCCCTGCAGTCTATCCCAGATAACCTGGACCTTAGAGGAGATTCTCTGCTCAGAAACCTGGATATTAGATGTATTCGCAGTTTAAACG GTTGTCGTGTTACTGATGAAATCCTGTACTTGGTGCCCAACAAAGAGAACTTCAGACTTACTCTACGGGCCATCAAACTGTGGGCTAAGC GTCGTGGAATCTACTCAAACATGCTTGGCTTCCTGGGTGGTGTGTCCTGGGCCATGCTGGTGGCCAGAACCTGTCAGCTTTACCCAAACGCTGTGGCTGCCACACTTGTGCACAAATTCTTCCTTGTCTTCTCCAAATG GGAGTGGCCAAATCCTGTCCTTTTAAAGCAACCTGAAGACAGTAACTTGAATCTGCCAGTCTGGGACCCACGG GTAAACCCATCAGACAGGTACCATTTGATGCCAATTATCACACCTGCATATCCCCAGCAGAATTCTACCTACAATGTGTCCACCTCCACCCGCACAATCATGAGCGAAGAGTTCAAATAtg GCCTTACAGTTACAGATGAAATCCTTCAGGGTAAGGCTGACTGGTCCAAGTTGTTCGAGCCACCAAACTTTTTTCAAAAGTACAA ACATTATATTGTGCTTACTGCCAGTGCATCCACTGAGGAGAACCACCTagaatg GGTTGGGCTGGTTGAGTCGAAGATTAGAGTGCTGGTTGGTAACTTGGAGCGAAATGAATACATCACTCTTGCTCACGTGAACCCGCAGTCTTTTCCCTGGTCGAAGGAAAGCCGTAATGA CAATGACTTTGTTTCAATGTGGTTCATTGGAATCATTTTCAAAAAGTTGGAGAATGCTGACTGTGTGAATATTGATCTGACTTATGACATCCAGTCCTTTACAGACACTG TCTACAGGCAAGCCAGTAACATTAACATGCTGAAGGAAGGGATGACCATCGAAGCCACACACGTGAGGAAGAAGCAGCTACATCAGTACCTGCCTGCTGAACTTGTGCACAGAGGCAAGAAGAAG AGCTCGGGAGACCTGAATCGCAGTTCAAATGGTGGTGGGTCTAAACGCTGTTCGCTCGATGGCAGTCAGCTGGACAGTTCCAGAGACACCGATACAGGCACACCGTTCAGCTCTCCTACCGCAATCATAAAAAGCTGCAAGTCAGTCTCCACACCTGATGACAG CATTACCCCACCAACGCTTTCAGTTCCCATGTTTGTGGATAGCTCCCCATCCTCAGAGTCATCTCCTCCACAGAAAGGGCCAGGAATGTCTATTCCAGTAATTGGAGCGC AGACATCAGTCACACAGGTGGCCAAGCCCACAGTGCCTGTCACAGGGAGCACCATTCCCACAGTGGTGGGCCGAAATGTGATGCCGCGTATGAGCCCACCCAACACCAGCTCATCTGACCTGACCAACGGCCTCAATGGAGCTGCACCTAAGAGGCCCCACTCGCCTTCACTGGAGGAGCCACACAAGAAACTGAAGGACACAGAGCAG GTATTTGCTGATGAAGATACATTTAAAGAACCATACCCACCTTCCTCTAATGGCCAGGAAACAGGAGATGGCCCAACAGGG GAGGGTCATGCAATTACAAAGCCTATGCCCATTCCCACTATCGATACATCAAGAACACAG AGACTGCCCAGTAAAGAACTGCCAGATGCTTCCTCTCCAATACCTACAAGCAACCTGCGTGTCATTAAGAACTCAATCAGACTCACTCTTAACCGATAG